One window from the genome of Lasioglossum baleicum chromosome 9, iyLasBale1, whole genome shotgun sequence encodes:
- the Neos gene encoding nuclear receptor coactivator protein neosin isoform X1, translating into MSVRMLKDPATVNCRIFVGHLQTDDMTKHELEEHFSKYGKVIGSAINRGFGFVQFEEEQSAQKAIQNENGAMFKGRRIDVRPAKKDSQSAAGGPKPQGGPNNQFNSNNNFNPGNDSFSSGNQSFGGNSSFNANQSFSSDVSMGDAQKGNNMPNRNDQFGDGNQNNDQFGNQNRNNGNDQFNNMMQNKGNNQFNPGNQNRGGNQFGPGGNQNKPGGNQNRNANNQTNLNQSGGGGGGVNSGGGGGGRARGNRAGKNRNKNRDSSGGNNFRDRSPMNRNVRLEDKGGRDWDHKQGDRQRNNNFNRDSFNDSNSRYDDFKNNGPRDMNMTFNNTSSTSEYSNTTTEKNDCEIIVVNKALTEYAESIEARLKKIGLTVDLLFPNEDVLLSRVLGNIASRGCLYAVVVTPVNQEHHSLTLNILHGLPQEHRNMLVEDAINLISRDFANYKAGGRSVPLNTPFANERHPDAIQVLLNMLADNHQLTVLQYDRVIKYLEIKREEQVQVELGDVKDLPTTTTIAVSDPKQAELQSRILNILNSNKASSTVPVPSPVPAPTSAPTPVPPTTWGSAASTATTASTTTTATGVSPSPLLNDPTVQKALDSLLQGNLLKNIGDQQPATTTTPLFAAFSNIGRF; encoded by the exons ATGAGTGTGAGAATGTTAAAAGATCCTGCCACCGTGAATTGCCGCATATTTGTAGGTCATTTGCAAACAGATGATATGACCAAACACGAACTGGAAGAACATTTTTCAAAGTATGGAAAGGTTATCGGTTCGGCGATAAATCGAGGTTTCGGGTTTGTTCAATTCGAGGAGGAACAGTCTGCACAGAAAgctatacaaaatgaaaatggtGCTATGTTCAAAGGCAGAAGAATAG ATGTGAGACCGGCGAAGAAAGACAGTCAATCTGCAGCTGGTGGGCCGAAGCCTCAAGGAGGTCCTAATAATCAGTTTAATTCCAACAACAATTTCAATCCTGGGAACGACTCTTTCAGCAGCGGAAACCAAAGTTTTGGAGGAAATTCTTCCTTCAATGCTAACCAAAGTTTTAGTTCGGATGTGTCGATGGGCGACGCTCAAAAAGGAAACAACATGCCAAATAGAAACGATCAATTTGGCGATGGAAATCAGAACAACGATCAGTTTGGAAATCAAAATAGAAATAACGGGAACGATCAGTTTAATAACATGATGCAGAATAAAGGGAATAATCAATTTAATCCAGGTAATCAGAACCGAGGTGGTAATCAGTTTGGACCCGGTGGAAATCAAAATAAACCAGGAGGGAATCAAAATCGAAATGCGAATAATCAGACTAATCTTAATCAAAGCggtggaggaggtggaggagtgAACAgtggcggaggaggaggaggtagaGCGAGAGGCAATAGAGCTGGAAAGAATCGTAATAAAAACAGAGACAGCTCGGGAGGAAATAACTTCAGGGATCGCAGTCCTATGAACAGGAATGTTCGGTTAGAAGACAAAGGTGGTAGAGATTGGGATCATAAACAGGGTGATAGACAGagaaacaataattttaacagaGACTCGTTTAACGATAGTAACAGTCGTTACGATGATTTTAAGAATAATGGACCGAGAGATATGAATATGACTTTCAA CAACACAAGTAGCACGAGTGAGTATTCGAACACAACAACCGAAAAGAATGACTGCGAGATTATTGTTGTCAACAAAGCATTAAC GGAGTATGCGGAGAGCATCGAGGCGAGGCTAAAGAAGATTGGACTAACTGTGGATTTACTGTTTCCGAACGAAGATGTACTGCTCAGTAGAGTTTTAGGAAATATAGCAAGTCGTGGGTGTTTGTATGCTGTTGTAGTTACGCCCGTCAATCAAGAACATCATTCCTTGACGCTAAACATTCTGCACGGTTTACCGCAAG AGCACAGAAACATGCTCGTCGAAGATGCCATTAATTTAATATCGCGCGACTTTGCCAATTACAAAGCCGGCGGACGGTCTGTACCGTTAAACACACCATTTGCGAACGAACGACATCCCGACGCTATTCAAGTTCTTTTAAATATGTTAGCCGATAACCACCAATTAACAGTGCTACAGTACGATCGCGTGATAAAGTATCTCGAGATTAAGCGAGAGGAACAAGTGCAAGTGGAATTGGGAGACGTGAAAGATCTGCCAACGACGACAACGATAGCAGTCAGCGACCCGAAGCAAGCTGAACTACAATCGAGAAtacttaatattttaaatagtaataaaGCAAGTTCAACGGTGCCTGTTCCCAGCCCAGTACCAGCTCCGACATCTGCGCCAACACCTGTCCCACCAACAACCTGGGGATCAG CAGCATCAACTGCCACAACAGCGTCCACGACAACTACCGCTACGGGAGTTTCACCATCACCTCTGCTTAACGATCCGACAGTTCAAAAGGCACTTGACAGTCTGTTGCAAGGCAATTTGCTCAAAAACATCGGCGATCAGCAACCGGCCACGACAACGACACCTCTGTTTGCCGCTTTCTCGAATATCGGCCGATTTTAA
- the Neos gene encoding nuclear receptor coactivator protein neosin isoform X3 codes for MSVRMLKDPATVNCRIFVGHLQTDDMTKHELEEHFSKYGKVIGSAINRGFGFVQFEEEQSAQKAIQNENGAMFKGRRIDVRPAKKDSQSAAGGPKPQGGPNNQFNSNNNFNPGNDSFSSGNQSFGGNSSFNANQSFSSDVSMGDAQKGNNMPNRNDQFGDGNQNNDQFGNQNRNNGNDQFNNMMQNKGNNQFNPGNQNRGGNQFGPGGNQNKPGGNQNRNANNQTNLNQSGGGGGGVNSGGGGGGRARGNRAGKNRNKNRDSSGGNNFRDRSPMNRNVRLEDKGGRDWDHKQGDRQRNNNFNRDSFNDSNSRYDDFKNNGPRDMNMTFNNTSSTSEYSNTTTEKNDCEIIVVNKALTEYAESIEARLKKIGLTVDLLFPNEDVLLSRVLGNIASRGCLYAVVVTPVNQEHHSLTLNILHGLPQEHRNMLVEDAINLISRDFANYKAGGRSVPLNTPFANERHPDAIQVLLNMLADNHQLTVLQYDRVIKYLEIKREEQVQVELGDVKDLPTTTTIAVSDPKQAELQSRILNILNSNKASSTVPVPSPVPAPTSAPTPVPPTTWGSEEISLCG; via the exons ATGAGTGTGAGAATGTTAAAAGATCCTGCCACCGTGAATTGCCGCATATTTGTAGGTCATTTGCAAACAGATGATATGACCAAACACGAACTGGAAGAACATTTTTCAAAGTATGGAAAGGTTATCGGTTCGGCGATAAATCGAGGTTTCGGGTTTGTTCAATTCGAGGAGGAACAGTCTGCACAGAAAgctatacaaaatgaaaatggtGCTATGTTCAAAGGCAGAAGAATAG ATGTGAGACCGGCGAAGAAAGACAGTCAATCTGCAGCTGGTGGGCCGAAGCCTCAAGGAGGTCCTAATAATCAGTTTAATTCCAACAACAATTTCAATCCTGGGAACGACTCTTTCAGCAGCGGAAACCAAAGTTTTGGAGGAAATTCTTCCTTCAATGCTAACCAAAGTTTTAGTTCGGATGTGTCGATGGGCGACGCTCAAAAAGGAAACAACATGCCAAATAGAAACGATCAATTTGGCGATGGAAATCAGAACAACGATCAGTTTGGAAATCAAAATAGAAATAACGGGAACGATCAGTTTAATAACATGATGCAGAATAAAGGGAATAATCAATTTAATCCAGGTAATCAGAACCGAGGTGGTAATCAGTTTGGACCCGGTGGAAATCAAAATAAACCAGGAGGGAATCAAAATCGAAATGCGAATAATCAGACTAATCTTAATCAAAGCggtggaggaggtggaggagtgAACAgtggcggaggaggaggaggtagaGCGAGAGGCAATAGAGCTGGAAAGAATCGTAATAAAAACAGAGACAGCTCGGGAGGAAATAACTTCAGGGATCGCAGTCCTATGAACAGGAATGTTCGGTTAGAAGACAAAGGTGGTAGAGATTGGGATCATAAACAGGGTGATAGACAGagaaacaataattttaacagaGACTCGTTTAACGATAGTAACAGTCGTTACGATGATTTTAAGAATAATGGACCGAGAGATATGAATATGACTTTCAA CAACACAAGTAGCACGAGTGAGTATTCGAACACAACAACCGAAAAGAATGACTGCGAGATTATTGTTGTCAACAAAGCATTAAC GGAGTATGCGGAGAGCATCGAGGCGAGGCTAAAGAAGATTGGACTAACTGTGGATTTACTGTTTCCGAACGAAGATGTACTGCTCAGTAGAGTTTTAGGAAATATAGCAAGTCGTGGGTGTTTGTATGCTGTTGTAGTTACGCCCGTCAATCAAGAACATCATTCCTTGACGCTAAACATTCTGCACGGTTTACCGCAAG AGCACAGAAACATGCTCGTCGAAGATGCCATTAATTTAATATCGCGCGACTTTGCCAATTACAAAGCCGGCGGACGGTCTGTACCGTTAAACACACCATTTGCGAACGAACGACATCCCGACGCTATTCAAGTTCTTTTAAATATGTTAGCCGATAACCACCAATTAACAGTGCTACAGTACGATCGCGTGATAAAGTATCTCGAGATTAAGCGAGAGGAACAAGTGCAAGTGGAATTGGGAGACGTGAAAGATCTGCCAACGACGACAACGATAGCAGTCAGCGACCCGAAGCAAGCTGAACTACAATCGAGAAtacttaatattttaaatagtaataaaGCAAGTTCAACGGTGCCTGTTCCCAGCCCAGTACCAGCTCCGACATCTGCGCCAACACCTGTCCCACCAACAACCTGGGGATCAG AAGAAATTAGTCTGTGTGGCTAG
- the Neos gene encoding nuclear receptor coactivator protein neosin isoform X2 → MSVRMLKDPATVNCRIFVGHLQTDDMTKHELEEHFSKYGKVIGSAINRGFGFVQFEEEQSAQKAIQNENGAMFKGRRIDVRPAKKDSQSAAGGPKPQGGPNNQFNSNNNFNPGNDSFSSGNQSFGGNSSFNANQSFSSDVSMGDAQKGNNMPNRNDQFGDGNQNNDQFGNQNRNNGNDQFNNMMQNKGNNQFNPGNQNRGGNQFGPGGNQNKPGGNQNRNANNQTNLNQSGGGGGGVNSGGGGGGRARGNRAGKNRNKNRDSSGGNNFRDRSPMNRNVRLEDKGGRDWDHKQGDRQRNNNFNRDSFNDSNSRYDDFKNNGPRDMNMTFNNTSSTSEYSNTTTEKNDCEIIVVNKALTEYAESIEARLKKIGLTVDLLFPNEDVLLSRVLGNIASRGCLYAVVVTPVNQEHHSLTLNILHGLPQEHRNMLVEDAINLISRDFANYKAGGRSVPLNTPFANERHPDAIQVLLNMLADNHQLTVLQYDRVIKYLEIKREEQVQVELGDVKDLPTTTTIAVSDPKQAELQSRILNILNSNKASSTVPVPSPVPAPTSAPTPVPPTTWGSASTATTASTTTTATGVSPSPLLNDPTVQKALDSLLQGNLLKNIGDQQPATTTTPLFAAFSNIGRF, encoded by the exons ATGAGTGTGAGAATGTTAAAAGATCCTGCCACCGTGAATTGCCGCATATTTGTAGGTCATTTGCAAACAGATGATATGACCAAACACGAACTGGAAGAACATTTTTCAAAGTATGGAAAGGTTATCGGTTCGGCGATAAATCGAGGTTTCGGGTTTGTTCAATTCGAGGAGGAACAGTCTGCACAGAAAgctatacaaaatgaaaatggtGCTATGTTCAAAGGCAGAAGAATAG ATGTGAGACCGGCGAAGAAAGACAGTCAATCTGCAGCTGGTGGGCCGAAGCCTCAAGGAGGTCCTAATAATCAGTTTAATTCCAACAACAATTTCAATCCTGGGAACGACTCTTTCAGCAGCGGAAACCAAAGTTTTGGAGGAAATTCTTCCTTCAATGCTAACCAAAGTTTTAGTTCGGATGTGTCGATGGGCGACGCTCAAAAAGGAAACAACATGCCAAATAGAAACGATCAATTTGGCGATGGAAATCAGAACAACGATCAGTTTGGAAATCAAAATAGAAATAACGGGAACGATCAGTTTAATAACATGATGCAGAATAAAGGGAATAATCAATTTAATCCAGGTAATCAGAACCGAGGTGGTAATCAGTTTGGACCCGGTGGAAATCAAAATAAACCAGGAGGGAATCAAAATCGAAATGCGAATAATCAGACTAATCTTAATCAAAGCggtggaggaggtggaggagtgAACAgtggcggaggaggaggaggtagaGCGAGAGGCAATAGAGCTGGAAAGAATCGTAATAAAAACAGAGACAGCTCGGGAGGAAATAACTTCAGGGATCGCAGTCCTATGAACAGGAATGTTCGGTTAGAAGACAAAGGTGGTAGAGATTGGGATCATAAACAGGGTGATAGACAGagaaacaataattttaacagaGACTCGTTTAACGATAGTAACAGTCGTTACGATGATTTTAAGAATAATGGACCGAGAGATATGAATATGACTTTCAA CAACACAAGTAGCACGAGTGAGTATTCGAACACAACAACCGAAAAGAATGACTGCGAGATTATTGTTGTCAACAAAGCATTAAC GGAGTATGCGGAGAGCATCGAGGCGAGGCTAAAGAAGATTGGACTAACTGTGGATTTACTGTTTCCGAACGAAGATGTACTGCTCAGTAGAGTTTTAGGAAATATAGCAAGTCGTGGGTGTTTGTATGCTGTTGTAGTTACGCCCGTCAATCAAGAACATCATTCCTTGACGCTAAACATTCTGCACGGTTTACCGCAAG AGCACAGAAACATGCTCGTCGAAGATGCCATTAATTTAATATCGCGCGACTTTGCCAATTACAAAGCCGGCGGACGGTCTGTACCGTTAAACACACCATTTGCGAACGAACGACATCCCGACGCTATTCAAGTTCTTTTAAATATGTTAGCCGATAACCACCAATTAACAGTGCTACAGTACGATCGCGTGATAAAGTATCTCGAGATTAAGCGAGAGGAACAAGTGCAAGTGGAATTGGGAGACGTGAAAGATCTGCCAACGACGACAACGATAGCAGTCAGCGACCCGAAGCAAGCTGAACTACAATCGAGAAtacttaatattttaaatagtaataaaGCAAGTTCAACGGTGCCTGTTCCCAGCCCAGTACCAGCTCCGACATCTGCGCCAACACCTGTCCCACCAACAACCTGGGGATCAG CATCAACTGCCACAACAGCGTCCACGACAACTACCGCTACGGGAGTTTCACCATCACCTCTGCTTAACGATCCGACAGTTCAAAAGGCACTTGACAGTCTGTTGCAAGGCAATTTGCTCAAAAACATCGGCGATCAGCAACCGGCCACGACAACGACACCTCTGTTTGCCGCTTTCTCGAATATCGGCCGATTTTAA